A genomic region of bacterium contains the following coding sequences:
- a CDS encoding porin family protein — protein MKRLLTAAALFAAGAAAAFAADERPALRLLGGAFLPTGDLTVSGLDVSVDNSFDNAPGLGVVYEWKLSPAWGIDAGLKYFQPDVKQERRGFGAYKTSVRFMPLSVGVNWHFTPRGKADWFVGPELAYVFYSKDVDDELVPGVKVGVSTPIARAWDFTASFEYLHAKGTVGGDDFKPRPFLVMVGAAYRF, from the coding sequence ATGAAGCGCTTGTTGACGGCGGCGGCGCTGTTCGCCGCGGGGGCCGCGGCGGCGTTCGCGGCGGACGAGCGGCCGGCGCTGCGGCTGCTCGGCGGGGCGTTCCTGCCGACGGGGGACTTGACGGTCTCCGGGCTCGACGTCTCCGTGGACAACAGCTTCGACAACGCGCCCGGTCTCGGCGTCGTCTACGAGTGGAAGCTCTCCCCGGCGTGGGGGATCGACGCGGGGCTCAAGTACTTCCAGCCGGACGTCAAGCAGGAGCGCCGCGGGTTCGGGGCGTACAAGACGAGCGTCCGCTTCATGCCGCTCTCCGTCGGCGTCAACTGGCACTTCACGCCGCGGGGGAAGGCGGACTGGTTCGTCGGGCCGGAGCTGGCCTACGTCTTCTACTCGAAGGACGTGGACGACGAGCTCGTCCCCGGGGTCAAGGTCGGCGTCTCGACGCCGATCGCCCGCGCTTGGGACTTCACGGCCAGCTTCGAGTACCTGCACGCCAAGGGGACGGTCGGCGGCGACGACTTCAAGCCGCGGCCGTTTCTCGTGATGGTCGGGGCGGCCTACCGCTTCTGA
- a CDS encoding outer membrane beta-barrel protein has translation MRRFAGLALAALAAALFVSPALAGEERGGIRYFGEFMAPSSDYKVGDTQTKLTSTLGVGLGAYVKANDWITIDFDVKFLKPEVRVAANGEVGKKRVRVLPITIGPMFHFGDGDWHFYAGPELAYMNYGKISEPENVKFKSQLTWGVKAGLDVPLSQRWSGSVAVEYIDAKMTVDMDGGPDLKPKPVIVSFGATYRF, from the coding sequence ATGAGAAGGTTCGCAGGTCTCGCGCTGGCGGCGCTCGCGGCGGCGCTGTTCGTGTCTCCGGCGCTTGCGGGAGAGGAACGCGGGGGGATCCGTTACTTCGGCGAATTCATGGCCCCCTCCAGCGACTACAAAGTCGGCGACACGCAGACGAAGCTCACGAGCACGCTCGGCGTCGGCCTCGGCGCCTACGTGAAGGCGAACGACTGGATCACGATCGACTTCGACGTCAAGTTCCTCAAGCCGGAAGTCCGCGTCGCGGCCAACGGCGAGGTCGGCAAGAAGCGCGTGCGCGTGCTGCCGATCACGATCGGCCCGATGTTCCACTTCGGCGACGGTGACTGGCACTTCTACGCCGGGCCCGAGCTCGCCTACATGAACTACGGCAAGATCAGCGAGCCCGAGAACGTGAAGTTCAAGAGCCAGCTCACTTGGGGCGTCAAGGCCGGCCTGGACGTTCCGCTGTCGCAGCGTTGGTCGGGCTCGGTCGCGGTCGAGTACATCGACGCCAAGATGACGGTGGACATGGACGGCGGTCCGGACCTCAAGCCGAAGCCGGTCATCGTCTCCTTCGGGGCGACCTACCGCTTCTGA